CGAAAAAGAAGGATTAACTTTTGAATACAAGATTATTGGGTAAAAAATAGATACCTCAACAAGAGCACTGTATCTCTTATCAAGCTTTGCAGTCATGTGAACAGCTTCAGTGTGGAACTGCGAGTTCTCACCGACAAATATCAGAGTTCTGCACTGCAGCTGCTTCAGGCTTTCTGTCAAGTCATGTCTCCTGCAATGCAGCACAACGTACATTTTGATTCCATCAGCTCAGGTACTAGTTGATCATACAGGAATTGAACGAGAAAAGGGTACATACTGATTGATTGTTTGGATAAACCGCCATATATTCATGCTTTGCCGTTGATCTAGTAACTTCATGAATTAAGACAGGCTAGATCAGCAAGATAAAATTACAGAGACATAATCTTTGGATGATGAAGGATATTTTTTTGGCAAAGTACATACACTTCTACACGCCTGCATAATATCAGATTCTGGTACAGGAGAGCCTCCTCGCACTCTCTGTGGATTAGAAGTTCCAACGGAAGTGTTCAAGATCACATGgtctaaaaaatataaaataaatgacATGTCATACACTAATCTTAGCTTATTACCTTGCCAAAGTACCGCTGCAACAAACAGTCCTTCACCACGTCACACATCCCGTAATAATACAACAAATTCGACATCACCTGAGAAAATGAATTTCTCAGTACAACCTTATTATTAAGATGAATTTAACCGTAGACTTTATTATTCTGTAAGACAAAATATGGTACTAGAGGCTATATACTAAATGGCTACCTTATTATAGAACCACTCAGTCCATGAGGGAGTTCTACATAGAGGTGAAACGAGGATAAGACCTAGTACACGCTCCCTATACTTTGTCTGCAACAAACAATGCAAATAGCTATTAGTAGTGCAACCAGTAGGAAATAGATTACTTCTAAAGAAACACATACTGCGAAGAGAGTAAGAATGTATGCACCAGCGCTGACACCTAAGCACATAACAGAACCCAATCTGGAAAAGCCATAAAGTAATTAGTTCAAAGAAGTTGATAAAGAAAATCTGAATATCACCAAAAAATCATCGGAGAATATGTACCCAAAGAAATCAAGTACTTCTGCAACCTGATCCGCTAACTCATCAACTGATGCCACAGGACTGTTTGGTAAAATCGGAGTGGCTCCTAACTGCACAATTGTTGTAAAGGACAATAAAGCATATGAGTATTATAAAACAGATAGAAATTTTCCTGATAAGCATATGAAGATAAATAAATGCAAAAAGCCAAAACTTCATTGTAAGAACAAAGTCTGCTAAAAAAACCTCATGTCCAGGGGGGCTTATATGGTAAATGCAAAAATTATGGAGCAGCAGTGAAGCAGCCTCAGGGCAGAATAGTAGTCCTTGGAAGCAAGACATATCTGATCAACAATAATAAACATAAGCCTCTGTATTGTGAAATTCTTATATAATACAGTGTAGTGGATAGAGCCATAGAGGGTACACTGCACAGGTGCACATTTAAAACAGTTACGGACAATATCCATTCAGTTGTAATAGTGAAACTTACGGTTCAAAGCAACATCTGGATAAGTAATAAGGGCATGCTTATCATGGTCACCATACACAGCAACAGATACAGGGCCATGTTTTGTTTGTATATGATGTTCCTGAAAAAGCAGGAGACAAGGTGTTATGCAAACATGGATCAAGatgacaagaacatttgataaatGATTACTGCATAACTATGCTCAGCATAAAAATACTCCATGCTTTAGTTGCTTGAAGCAAGGAATTTCCCCAAATTGAAGCAAAGATTATGAAATCACAACTGGAAGTTCTCTGTTGGTGCATGTTATACTAAAACTGAGTTGGCAAGGTCCTAATAAGAAAGAATAACAACAGCACCATTAGTCATGACGATGTGTGGTGCTAAAGTGATTATTCCTAGACCATCTCTTAGGCTCAAGGAAAATAAGAGGAAGCAGAGGACAAGAACCAACCAGAAGTGATTCCTCTACCATTTGGCAAGCAAATAGCTTAAAGCACAGTTGTCAGAAAGACCATACGCTAGGCAATCAAATGAGCTGTTCTGTTCTCAGGAAGAATGTGTGTGACAGCAACTTTGTCTGAAGGAGGCTTGTAAGCTGCATTACCAAATTTTAATAAGAAAGCCAAAAAAATTTTGACAAGGTAAACCTGCACATTCGATCTGAATTTCCAGACCATTGGCCTTTTCTTGTTGTACAGCGCAACAAGTTTAGGAATTAGTCCACTAATCCTTTGGCCTCCAACTATTTTTTGTAAGACACTCACCAATCTTATAATGGATTTAAAGAACTTCAAATGCAGTGCAGATTTCTTGTAAAccatacaaaataaaataataaactACAGCCTTGTCTGCTAGACATACTTGTTCGTCTACATTAAACTCGTTTCTTCCACAACTGTTTGCTGATTTTGTAGAAAATTCTTCATGTGCAAACATATAAGAAACCTAAGGATTGACGGTTTGTACCCATAGTCATATGAAAGAATAACATTTAACTACATTACAATACACTGGCCACTGATCCTCAGAACTATGACAACACCGACAAGGATGAACTTGAGTTTGACCAGGCACCTCATTTCAATTTCACATATTGAAAGAGTTTAAATGGTTTGAAACAGCAAGCGGGGATTTGATAAGGACACTTGTGCTTGACAGCCCAACTAAGCAAAGTGATATGGCAAAATTGAAGAAAACTTCATAGGAAAAGGGACAGTTAGGACATGCAAGCTACAACCCAAAAGCGTCAAAATCGAATCTTCATGGTTTCTTTTCTGATCAAGCGATAAGCACAACAAAGTAGGCGATTGATTTGATTAGTTAAATTAATCAGCACGCCCACATACAGAACGAGGGCCACAAAAGAAATCCGCATGGACGAAGGTAGGTAGAGGCCAGCAACCACAGGAGGCACCCTAAAATAATACTAGTTCGATACTACACGACGCAGATGGCTAGCTAGTCGATGTGAAAGGACCAGAGCAAACTCCAATTGGACTAATAACAAAGAAAGAAATTCTCATGAACCAATAAGCAAGAGAACCGCCTAACTATGATTTAAGATTCAAATTAGGATAGAACAAAAATTCTGAACAAGAAACCAGACAAACAAAGCAACTAGCCCAAAGAACCGAAATCTACAAGCAGACAAGGTTAATTCTGAAACCAACACAACTTCAGGAGAACTTAGTGAAATCTTCAGGAGTAACAAAATATTTGGAAAAAAAAACACTCCAGAAAAGCCCTTTCCCTTCGGACCTCCAAACAATCCAACGCATACAACTACTCCAATCGAAATCAAACCATATGAACCGAGCTAAACTCCAATATCACCACCGAGGTCGCATCTCCAGCCGCCCGTACCTTTCAATCCTCCCCCCAAGCAGCTCCAATGCCGCCAACCAAATCGCCGCGATACTAGCGGAAATTAACCGCGCCGGCACGAAATTTGCGGATTCGAGGAAGAAAGATAGAGGTAGCAGGGGGGACACGGACCTTCCCGCCGAAGGAGATGCGCTCGACGTCA
The sequence above is drawn from the Triticum aestivum cultivar Chinese Spring chromosome 7A, IWGSC CS RefSeq v2.1, whole genome shotgun sequence genome and encodes:
- the LOC101290587 gene encoding protein NDL1, with product MGDSGGSVVSIDVERISFGGKEHHIQTKHGPVSVAVYGDHDKHALITYPDVALNHMSCFQGLLFCPEAASLLLHNFCIYHISPPGHELGATPILPNSPVASVDELADQVAEVLDFFGLGSVMCLGVSAGAYILTLFATKYRERVLGLILVSPLCRTPSWTEWFYNKVMSNLLYYYGMCDVVKDCLLQRYFGKRVRGGSPVPESDIMQACRSLLDQRQSMNIWRFIQTINQRHDLTESLKQLQCRTLIFVGENSQFHTEAVHMTAKLDKRYSALVEVQACGSVVTEEQPHAMLIPMEYFLMGYGLFRPSHVSSSPRSPLNPFCISPELLSPESMGVKLKPIKTRANLRV